The following is a genomic window from Verrucomicrobiota bacterium.
AAAGAAATAAATCAACGCGCCCAAAAAATGCGTGAAGATGATGACCACCACCCAGATCAGTTTCTCCATGTCTCGCAAACCTTTGTTCGTCAACGCATGAATCAACATCCAGATCCAAAAAATGGTGGTGAGCAAACCAATCACAAATATCGGAAACAATAGCAGCAAT
Proteins encoded in this region:
- a CDS encoding PLDc N-terminal domain-containing protein — protein: MIAGFMGGWELLLLFPIFVIGLLTTIFWIWMLIHALTNKGLRDMEKLIWVVVIIFTHFLGALIYFFVGRPKKSDAVTT